The proteins below are encoded in one region of Myxococcales bacterium:
- a CDS encoding AIM24 family protein translates to MPAIKSQPYGYWYFDATPLMRIMHGHPSPEAVGGSKPLVKIHEKAFIVLEKPRTQSYYCIDLAMEKLCIKESALVAFSASLNYRNSRLPAEDDNQMIHLQGKGKVILALSGKPKAFPVPSDQGIYLSPRAVIGWTGTLLPVLDTTIQSEKLDNPGLKLCLRGEGSLLTTAM, encoded by the coding sequence GTGCCTGCGATTAAATCGCAGCCGTATGGCTATTGGTATTTCGACGCAACACCGCTGATGCGAATCATGCACGGTCATCCATCGCCCGAAGCTGTGGGCGGAAGCAAGCCTCTTGTTAAAATTCACGAAAAAGCCTTTATCGTATTGGAAAAGCCAAGAACGCAAAGCTATTACTGTATCGATCTAGCAATGGAAAAACTGTGCATCAAAGAAAGCGCTCTTGTCGCCTTTAGTGCATCTTTAAACTACCGCAACAGTCGTTTACCTGCCGAGGACGACAACCAGATGATTCACCTGCAGGGAAAAGGAAAAGTGATCCTAGCGCTCTCAGGAAAGCCTAAAGCCTTTCCCGTCCCAAGTGACCAAGGAATTTATCTTAGCCCACGCGCTGTCATTGGCTGGACCGGCACCTTACTTCCTGTGCTTGATACAACGATTCAATCCGAAAAGCTGGATAATCCAGGCCTAAAGTTGTGCTTGCGAGGCGAAGGAAGTCTGCTAACCACAGCAATGTGA